One Nanoarchaeota archaeon DNA window includes the following coding sequences:
- a CDS encoding DEAD/DEAH box helicase family protein, whose amino-acid sequence MADDAHLSEFQTRSSKIDVMLREQNWILPKRKFGIVSGLSADLKKTMAVAESKEQYGKVINVIEEVDTKQSDFKIRDYKTVDETLKNDLESKYADYLLLDSNGDSLAIIEAKRTSKDPIATAQTQAAQYADDIKKQTGKDVFIFLSNGYEIWFWNRPYQGLRQIRGFYSRGDLEKIIFQNKNRQRLSNISINKEIVDRPKSIECVKRVLEHLDKGHRKALIVMATGTGKTRVAMSIIDVMMKAKQAQKILFLADRKALRNQAYNKGFKKFFPEESKAKIYSGNIDRNANLYVSTIQTLSECYTEISPGYFDLIISDEAHRSIYNKWKDVFTYFDAVQIGLTATPADMIDHDTFRFFECGEKQATAVYSYEDAIKDGVLCDFKVQGAQTHFQIKGVKTGDLSKDMTKEMLERGMNPDEINFEGTDFEKKFVTTGTNEALVKEFMEHCLTDETGTIPAKSIIFAMSKKHAKRIWEAFEKLYPEYKSKLARIIVSEDSRAQDSIEEFEKNKWPRVAISVDMLDTGIDVPEVCNLMFAKPVFSKIKFWQMIGRGTRANSACEHKEWLPNGKKEYFKIFDFWNNFERFSMKPEGEQTESSEAITNRIFRMRIEQLEYLMKKGDGRAEFLKKKISEDVDSLPKDSVSVREHLRVVEKALSPKLWTNVGTNPIEFLKKDIAPLMRYKQNVNIIAASFTLKAERLALAILKNNENELERLPDEICKMLDCLPRTLNQIKLKEALLDKVMSKKFWNDVCFDDAQMLIDEFAELMKFKRDEPREPIIINIDDVVEQRKIIEFGPDAEQEYVKVYKEKVDKRIKELVKEHPTIKKIFTNEKLTEKDVRALEETLNSPELYFTEDVLKQFYKGTFVNFIKETLGLYKEESPEVKIKKAFETHLVENNKLYNADQLNFIRTLQTVFAKKKHIEYSDLFDAPFINFGINAPIPMFEKDELKGLVTLCNRLEKDVFMGG is encoded by the coding sequence ATGGCTGATGACGCGCATTTATCCGAATTTCAGACAAGATCTTCTAAAATAGATGTAATGCTGCGAGAACAAAATTGGATACTGCCAAAACGTAAATTTGGCATTGTGTCTGGCTTATCTGCGGATTTAAAAAAAACTATGGCAGTTGCCGAATCAAAAGAACAATATGGGAAGGTAATTAACGTAATCGAAGAAGTAGACACAAAACAATCTGATTTCAAGATTCGCGATTATAAAACAGTTGATGAAACATTAAAAAATGATTTGGAGAGCAAATACGCCGATTATCTCTTATTGGATTCAAATGGCGATTCATTAGCCATAATTGAAGCAAAGAGAACATCAAAAGATCCTATCGCAACCGCTCAAACACAGGCAGCACAATATGCGGATGATATAAAGAAGCAAACCGGAAAAGATGTTTTTATTTTTCTTTCAAATGGCTATGAAATATGGTTCTGGAACAGACCATATCAAGGATTGCGTCAAATAAGGGGATTTTATTCAAGAGGCGATCTTGAAAAGATAATCTTTCAAAATAAAAATCGCCAGAGACTATCGAACATCTCAATAAATAAAGAGATTGTCGACCGCCCAAAGAGCATTGAATGCGTTAAGCGAGTATTGGAACATTTGGATAAAGGGCATAGAAAAGCGTTAATTGTAATGGCGACGGGCACTGGAAAAACCCGCGTTGCCATGTCGATTATAGACGTAATGATGAAGGCAAAACAAGCCCAGAAAATACTATTTTTGGCCGACCGTAAAGCGTTGAGAAACCAAGCATACAATAAAGGGTTCAAGAAATTCTTTCCGGAAGAGTCAAAAGCCAAAATTTATTCTGGAAATATTGATAGAAATGCAAATCTTTACGTATCAACCATACAAACACTAAGCGAATGCTACACAGAAATTTCTCCAGGATATTTTGACCTCATAATTTCTGATGAAGCGCACCGGTCAATATACAACAAATGGAAGGATGTTTTTACATATTTTGATGCTGTGCAAATAGGGCTTACAGCAACGCCAGCGGATATGATTGATCATGATACATTTCGATTTTTTGAATGCGGCGAAAAGCAGGCGACTGCGGTTTACAGTTATGAGGATGCGATAAAAGACGGCGTTCTTTGCGATTTCAAAGTTCAAGGCGCGCAAACGCATTTTCAAATAAAGGGCGTAAAAACAGGCGATTTAAGCAAGGATATGACAAAAGAGATGCTTGAGCGCGGTATGAATCCAGATGAAATAAATTTTGAAGGCACTGATTTTGAAAAGAAATTCGTAACAACCGGAACTAATGAAGCGCTTGTCAAAGAATTTATGGAGCACTGTCTCACGGATGAAACCGGCACGATTCCTGCAAAGTCGATAATTTTTGCCATGTCGAAAAAACATGCAAAAAGAATCTGGGAAGCGTTTGAGAAGCTTTATCCCGAATACAAGTCAAAGCTTGCGAGGATAATAGTCTCGGAAGATTCAAGAGCGCAGGACAGCATAGAAGAGTTTGAAAAAAATAAATGGCCAAGAGTAGCGATTTCCGTAGATATGCTTGATACGGGAATAGACGTGCCGGAAGTGTGCAATCTCATGTTTGCAAAGCCCGTATTCTCAAAAATAAAATTCTGGCAAATGATTGGGCGTGGAACGCGGGCAAATAGCGCATGCGAACATAAGGAATGGCTGCCGAACGGCAAAAAAGAATATTTCAAGATATTTGACTTCTGGAATAATTTTGAGCGCTTCAGCATGAAACCGGAAGGAGAGCAAACAGAATCAAGCGAAGCGATTACAAACAGGATTTTTAGGATGCGTATTGAACAGCTCGAATACTTGATGAAAAAAGGAGATGGACGAGCAGAATTTTTGAAGAAAAAAATAAGCGAGGACGTTGATTCTCTTCCCAAAGATTCGGTTTCTGTCCGCGAACATTTAAGGGTTGTTGAAAAGGCGCTTTCACCAAAATTATGGACTAATGTCGGAACTAATCCAATAGAGTTCTTAAAAAAAGATATTGCTCCGTTAATGCGGTATAAACAAAATGTGAATATAATTGCTGCATCATTTACGCTAAAAGCAGAACGGCTTGCGCTTGCAATTCTTAAAAACAACGAAAACGAACTTGAGCGGCTTCCGGACGAAATCTGCAAAATGCTTGATTGTCTGCCAAGAACGTTGAATCAAATAAAGCTGAAGGAGGCGCTTCTTGATAAAGTGATGAGTAAAAAATTCTGGAATGATGTGTGTTTTGATGATGCCCAGATGCTTATTGACGAATTTGCAGAGCTCATGAAGTTCAAGAGGGACGAGCCGAGAGAGCCAATAATTATTAATATCGATGATGTTGTAGAACAGCGAAAAATAATAGAGTTCGGCCCGGACGCCGAACAGGAATATGTCAAAGTCTATAAGGAAAAAGTTGATAAGCGCATAAAAGAGCTTGTAAAAGAGCATCCTACAATAAAGAAGATATTCACAAATGAGAAACTTACTGAAAAAGATGTTCGGGCTTTGGAGGAAACATTGAACAGTCCGGAATTGTACTTTACTGAGGATGTATTGAAGCAGTTCTATAAAGGAACCTTTGTTAATTTCATAAAGGAGACCCTCGGGCTTTATAAAGAAGAATCGCCCGAAGTGAAGATAAAAAAAGCGTTTGAAACGCATCTTGTTGAGAACAACAAGCTTTACAATGCAGACCAGCTTAATTTTATAAGAACTTTACAGACGGTTTTTGCAAAGAAGAAGCATATAGAATATTCCGACTTGTTCGATGCGCCATTCATAAACTTCGGCATCAATGCGCCGATTCCAATGTTTGAAAAGGATGAGCTAAAAGGGCTGGTAACACTGTGCAACCGGCTTGAAAAGGATGTATTTATGGGTGGGTAA
- a CDS encoding DUF790 family protein: MLTGDLLVARTYKGKIEPVYAAITPENMELAEAIIDIFMRNVGKTYGSLIEETKSFEEMNFRLIRGWIQLLERRCVIEQDSIVEPSVARKAVFDECRGMALADERQRAIDSAAKKLSITSEQLENTLWADYEENLIVKEFEPITAENLLRQYNLSLVQTLLFKATGLEFKIEGNFQNVFRKIKRLGLIYNIENDTVFLDGALSLFKMTERYGTSLAKLLPEIMRADKWSINASVMKRSYGDKRIFEFALDDTKKIFNTNDYSDNIFDSAIEEEFARHDFGGWNVKREPAVLKAGQYAFIPDFLIENSATKIYVEIVGFWTPEYLQKKIQKVNQVKETLMLLVDKNLACSITEFKINSGNVIFFDKKIPYSEIAKVLNAYEEKQLASEINSLKDIEISLEGDVISIAKIAETYKISAKALYEILKTKKKHEGYLLFQTQLVSQKTIDAIRDDLEFIKNYPDTLKVFEKYGVKGHSEVLGALGYKIKWAGLKPENAEIVVVKNHLQKQS; encoded by the coding sequence ATGTTAACAGGAGACTTATTAGTTGCAAGGACGTACAAAGGGAAGATTGAACCGGTGTATGCAGCCATAACTCCGGAGAATATGGAGCTTGCAGAGGCAATTATCGATATATTCATGAGAAATGTCGGGAAAACATACGGCTCACTTATTGAAGAGACAAAAAGCTTTGAGGAAATGAATTTCCGCCTCATCCGCGGATGGATTCAGCTTCTTGAGCGGCGATGTGTAATTGAGCAGGATTCTATTGTCGAGCCGTCTGTCGCGCGCAAGGCAGTATTTGACGAGTGCCGCGGTATGGCGCTTGCGGATGAGCGGCAAAGAGCCATCGATTCAGCAGCGAAAAAGCTTTCAATTACCTCCGAACAATTGGAAAATACATTGTGGGCAGACTATGAAGAAAACCTGATTGTAAAAGAGTTTGAGCCGATAACTGCCGAGAACCTGCTTCGGCAATACAACCTCTCGCTTGTGCAGACCTTGCTTTTCAAAGCCACTGGGCTGGAATTTAAAATAGAAGGTAATTTCCAAAATGTGTTCCGAAAGATAAAGCGGCTCGGGCTCATCTACAATATTGAGAATGATACTGTGTTTCTGGACGGCGCGCTATCATTATTCAAGATGACCGAGCGATACGGAACATCGCTTGCAAAGCTCCTTCCTGAGATTATGCGGGCGGATAAATGGAGTATAAATGCAAGTGTCATGAAAAGGTCTTATGGCGACAAGAGGATTTTTGAATTTGCGCTGGACGACACAAAGAAGATTTTCAACACAAATGATTATTCAGACAACATATTCGATAGCGCCATTGAAGAAGAATTCGCGCGCCACGACTTCGGCGGCTGGAATGTTAAACGAGAGCCTGCGGTATTGAAAGCAGGCCAGTACGCATTTATCCCAGATTTCTTAATTGAAAATAGCGCCACAAAAATATACGTTGAAATTGTCGGTTTCTGGACGCCAGAATATTTGCAAAAGAAAATACAAAAGGTCAATCAGGTTAAAGAGACTTTGATGCTTTTGGTTGACAAAAACCTTGCGTGTTCCATCACTGAATTCAAAATAAATTCAGGAAATGTTATTTTCTTTGACAAAAAGATCCCGTATTCGGAAATAGCCAAAGTTCTGAATGCTTATGAGGAAAAGCAATTAGCATCGGAAATAAATTCACTGAAGGATATTGAAATTTCGCTGGAGGGTGACGTTATCAGTATCGCCAAAATTGCCGAAACCTATAAAATCAGCGCGAAAGCCCTGTATGAAATTCTGAAGACGAAGAAAAAACATGAAGGATACCTGCTTTTTCAAACCCAACTTGTCAGCCAGAAAACAATAGATGCGATACGGGATGATTTGGAATTCATAAAAAACTATCCCGACACGCTAAAAGTTTTTGAAAAATACGGCGTGAAAGGGCATAGTGAGGTGCTTGGCGCGCTCGGATATAAGATAAAATGGGCTGGGCTCAAACCTGAAAATGCGGAGATTGTAGTTGTAAAAAACCATCTTCAAAAGCAATCATAA